The sequence TCAAGCAAGTTTCTAGCAGCATCAATTCCTCTTGTTCCTAGGTTGACAGCCATCATCACGTCCGTATTGGCTGCTTTTGCCCAATCAACGAACTCATTGGTACCTACCTGATTTGTTTCTGTTACTCGCCATGCCAATTCCAAACGACTGGGACGATCGCCTTTTGGACCAACTCCATCTTCCCAATTATATGCGGAAACCATATTACCGCCTGGGTATCTGACGATTGGCACTTGCAACTCTTTGACAAGCTCCAGAACATCTTGGCGGAAACCATGCTCATCAGCAGTTGGATGTTCCGGTTCATAGATCCCTCCATAAACAGCTCGACCTAAATGCTCTATAAAAGAACCATAGACCCGTGGATCAATTTCTGCTATCTGAAATTCTTTGTCTACAACCATTTTTGCTTTTACTGTTTCATTTGCCATTGATATCATCCTTTCATTTATAACATTGATAATTACCAACAATAAGTGAACCGCTTACAACAATAGCATTTTCATTAACTTGATCGTACGATTTCTCCTTTTTTATAAGAAATTAGTTAATTGTACGTATATTAAGATTATGAAATTACGTTCTATTTGTCAAGGCTTACATTGTTAAATTATCATGACTTAACTGCAACATTCAAAAAACTAGAAAACCACTTCATCTTTTAGCATATGTCACATCAATTCGTACACTTGGCACACGCTAAAGCGAGCTTCTTCATTGTTAGCATTTTTTATTTTTTCTAACTTACAAAAAAAGATCCGTACATATTGATATCACACCTACGATTTAGGAGATATCTGCTCCTTTTTTTACCGAAACTGTAGATTGTCGTACTTTTAATGCTGGTTCATATAAAATAGATAAATCTTGGTTATGGTATTGACTCTTTTTCTCTATCATACTTATCATCGCTTTTGCTGCATCTATTCCCATCTGACTTTTCGGATGAACAATAGAAGTCAGTTTCACTTCGGAAATCTCAGCAAGCATCGAATCATCATAACCAACAAATGACATATGCTCAGGAATTGCAATATTATCTTCTCTTAACATATCCATTAATCGCAAAACAAGCTGATCGTTATAGCACACAATTGCTGTTGGTGCATTGTTTTTTGCATCCATTATCATCTTTAGGGCATCAAATGGTTTACTATTCATATTTTCTGTGTGATAGGAAATAATGTTCTTCGGATTGATAGCTACCTGCAATTCCCGATGCGCTCGAATATACCCTTTTAAGCGCTTGCGACCTTGTGCATCATCCGTTTTGTACATACAAGCAATATCAGAATGTCCAAGTTCTAACAGATGTTTGGTCTGTAAATAACCACCTCGTACGTCGTCCAGCATAAATGAAACAGGCTCCAACTCATCGTAATCAGCATTAATCATCACATACGGTATTAGCTCTTTTTCCATCATCAAATAATATCGTAAATTAGGATTGGCTGATGCACTATTGGTTGGTTCAAGAATTACCCCGTCATAATTGCCGTTTATTATTTTTTCCAATACTCTTTGTTCCTGGTCATGCTTATTGTTAGTATTAAATATGCTGACATGGTAACCTTTTTCACTTAAAAAAGACTCTGCCCCCCGAATAATTGAAGGAAATATATACTCTGAAATATACGTTGTTATAATTGCAATGTTCTTCGCTGGCAGTTCATATGTAGACCTTTTCTGAATAGAAGATCGATCAGCACAAAAAGTACCCGCTCCTTGCTCACGATAAAGCCAACCTTCATTCACTAACTCCCCTAAGGCAAGACGAACAGTATGACGGCTAACTTTAAACTTTTCCATCAGGACTGTTTCAGAGCTGATTTTTTCATGTGGTATAATCAAGCCTTCGAGAATTTTTGATTTAATCGATTGTTTGATTTTTTTATATTTCGCTTCCATCCATTTAACCCCCTTCATCACCTTCCGATCGTCCCCTCTACCGAAAAACGATATACATTTTATGCCATTTATCTCAAGTTGTTGAT is a genomic window of Gracilibacillus salinarum containing:
- a CDS encoding GntR family transcriptional regulator translates to MEAKYKKIKQSIKSKILEGLIIPHEKISSETVLMEKFKVSRHTVRLALGELVNEGWLYREQGAGTFCADRSSIQKRSTYELPAKNIAIITTYISEYIFPSIIRGAESFLSEKGYHVSIFNTNNKHDQEQRVLEKIINGNYDGVILEPTNSASANPNLRYYLMMEKELIPYVMINADYDELEPVSFMLDDVRGGYLQTKHLLELGHSDIACMYKTDDAQGRKRLKGYIRAHRELQVAINPKNIISYHTENMNSKPFDALKMIMDAKNNAPTAIVCYNDQLVLRLMDMLREDNIAIPEHMSFVGYDDSMLAEISEVKLTSIVHPKSQMGIDAAKAMISMIEKKSQYHNQDLSILYEPALKVRQSTVSVKKGADIS